One segment of Paenibacillus rhizovicinus DNA contains the following:
- a CDS encoding electron transfer flavoprotein subunit beta/FixA family protein, with amino-acid sequence MQLVVLIKQTFDTEEKIELANGAVAEDGVKFIMNPYDEYALEEALRLREAHGGSVTVVSCGSDRAAETLRTALAMGADEAVLIAQAGLPDDGNAVAAALAAAVLELRPDLVLAGLFAVDRGAGSVALQVAERLGLPSASAALKLTVEDDGAIAGGTGGGSAGGGAGAGGAGGSAPGEAGGGSAGGSVPGSAGAAEGSASGGQTAPSGAAWSGGAGKIAVVARDTEWGVETVQLPLPALVTAQQGLNEPRYPSLPGIMKAKRKPLRQLDAAALGLDAADLAPRTERVALLPPPVRAAGRKLSGAPAEQADQLAELLQREAKLF; translated from the coding sequence ATGCAGCTGGTGGTATTGATCAAGCAAACGTTCGATACGGAGGAGAAAATCGAGCTCGCGAACGGCGCCGTCGCCGAGGACGGCGTCAAGTTCATCATGAACCCGTACGACGAATACGCGCTGGAAGAAGCGCTTCGGCTGCGCGAGGCGCACGGCGGCAGCGTCACCGTCGTCTCCTGCGGCAGCGATCGCGCCGCGGAGACGCTGCGGACCGCGCTCGCCATGGGTGCCGACGAGGCGGTGCTGATCGCGCAGGCCGGCTTGCCGGATGACGGGAACGCCGTCGCGGCGGCACTGGCCGCGGCGGTACTGGAGCTGCGGCCGGACCTCGTGCTCGCGGGGCTTTTTGCCGTTGACCGCGGGGCGGGCAGCGTCGCGCTGCAGGTCGCGGAGCGGCTCGGCTTGCCGAGCGCGTCGGCGGCGTTGAAGCTGACGGTGGAGGATGACGGAGCGATAGCTGGGGGTACAGGTGGCGGGAGTGCTGGCGGCGGAGCGGGGGCCGGCGGTGCTGGAGGCTCGGCGCCTGGCGAGGCTGGCGGCGGAAGTGCTGGCGGCTCGGTGCCCGGAAGTGCTGGTGCGGCCGAAGGCTCGGCATCTGGGGGCCAGACCGCGCCAAGCGGTGCCGCTTGGAGCGGCGGCGCTGGCAAAATCGCCGTCGTCGCGCGGGACACGGAATGGGGCGTGGAAACGGTGCAGCTTCCCCTGCCCGCGCTCGTCACGGCGCAGCAGGGGCTGAACGAGCCGCGCTATCCGTCGCTGCCCGGCATTATGAAAGCGAAGCGCAAGCCGCTTCGCCAGCTGGACGCGGCGGCGCTCGGCCTGGACGCGGCGGATCTCGCGCCGCGCACGGAGCGCGTCGCGCTTCTGCCGCCGCCGGTTCGCGCGGCAGGCCGCAAGCTAAGCGGCGCGCCGGCGGAGCAGGCCGATCAGCTTGCGGAGCTGCTGCAGCGCGAAGCGAAGTTGTTTTGA